A genomic stretch from Pseudomonadales bacterium includes:
- a CDS encoding ABC transporter permease, whose amino-acid sequence MFLELAVKSIWHRRLSLSLTVLAMALSVMTILGVEHIRHQAKESFASTVSDVDLIVGARTGPLNLLLYSVFHIGAATHDISPASYSWLANQAQVDWAVPIALGDSHRGFRVVGTSRDYFDVIAYGQAKKLEFQQGQAFEQIFDLVLGADVAAQLGYGLEDQLIVSHGLSSNSFSRHDKFPFTVVGILAKTGTPVDQSLLVSLPGLDAIHQSERVENRALIAAEPIKTNITAVMLGLQSRLAIFATQRSINRYAEEPLTAILPGVSLLELWQIMAVLENVLLLISSFVLIASLLGLSALMLMSLRERRQEIYLLRMIGASPLYLFSLILFETMLVVITSIILGLLSLFALLFFADAWLLSEFGLAIGQGILYAHSLWLIAAIILIGLLFSLLPALSGLWHAKRWQQR is encoded by the coding sequence ATGTTTTTAGAATTAGCGGTTAAAAGTATTTGGCATAGAAGGCTGTCTTTGAGCCTCACCGTTTTAGCTATGGCACTTAGCGTGATGACTATTTTAGGCGTTGAGCACATTCGTCATCAGGCGAAAGAGAGCTTCGCTAGTACGGTATCCGATGTGGATTTAATTGTCGGTGCCAGAACCGGGCCATTGAACTTGTTATTGTACTCAGTGTTTCATATTGGCGCTGCTACTCACGATATTAGCCCAGCTAGCTATAGCTGGCTAGCCAATCAAGCGCAGGTTGATTGGGCTGTACCGATTGCCCTGGGTGATTCGCATCGCGGTTTTAGGGTGGTTGGCACCAGCCGCGATTATTTTGACGTCATTGCCTACGGCCAGGCCAAAAAACTGGAATTTCAACAAGGGCAGGCGTTTGAGCAGATTTTTGATTTAGTCTTAGGTGCTGATGTGGCAGCGCAGCTGGGCTATGGTTTAGAAGATCAGCTTATTGTCTCCCATGGTTTATCGAGCAATAGTTTTAGTCGACACGATAAATTTCCCTTTACTGTGGTGGGTATTCTCGCTAAAACGGGCACTCCCGTTGATCAGTCCTTGCTGGTGAGCTTGCCAGGTTTAGACGCTATTCATCAAAGTGAACGGGTCGAGAATAGAGCACTCATCGCTGCAGAGCCGATCAAAACTAATATCACAGCAGTGATGCTTGGCTTGCAATCAAGACTCGCAATTTTTGCCACTCAGCGCAGCATAAATCGCTATGCGGAAGAGCCGCTAACCGCGATTTTACCTGGCGTGAGTTTACTAGAGTTATGGCAAATTATGGCTGTGTTAGAGAATGTGCTATTGCTCATTTCGAGCTTTGTATTGATCGCATCGCTACTGGGCTTGTCGGCATTGATGTTAATGTCGCTGCGTGAGCGCCGGCAAGAGATTTACTTATTGCGTATGATCGGTGCGTCACCGCTGTATTTATTTAGCCTAATTTTATTTGAAACGATGCTGGTGGTAATTACCAGTATTATACTTGGGCTGCTGAGTTTATTTGCCTTATTGTTTTTTGCCGACGCCTGGCTGCTGTCTGAGTTTGGTTTGGCGATAGGTCAGGGTATTCTGTATGCGCATAGCCTATGGCTGATTGCGGCTATTATATTGATTGGTTTATTGTTTT
- a CDS encoding DUF3299 domain-containing protein yields MSICFISLSLLLGCSQSESEKTADIASSKADVARPSSSSTADDKASDISSSHQHGPIQYQQIEWTDLMPQAELDALLNPPAYLDEVEDGSFEDKIASQIQAQLNVDLDDPYQQALVSTNIVEAMDQAYIRLPGFVVPLSFGESEFMITEFFFVPFFGACIHLPPPPPNQILYVNYPQGIELKALYDAFWLNGQLSTELIENDTAIAAYQLSLHSIEPYYE; encoded by the coding sequence ATGAGTATATGCTTTATTTCGCTATCGCTACTACTCGGCTGTAGTCAGTCAGAATCAGAAAAAACCGCTGACATAGCCTCATCCAAAGCAGATGTCGCTCGGCCTTCCAGCAGCAGTACCGCTGATGATAAGGCAAGCGACATATCAAGCAGCCATCAACATGGCCCTATTCAGTATCAACAAATTGAATGGACGGACCTGATGCCGCAGGCTGAGTTAGACGCGCTGTTAAACCCGCCTGCCTATCTGGATGAGGTTGAGGACGGCAGTTTTGAAGATAAAATAGCCAGCCAGATTCAAGCTCAGCTAAACGTTGATTTGGATGATCCATATCAACAGGCCTTAGTCTCAACCAATATTGTTGAGGCCATGGACCAAGCCTATATTCGGCTACCAGGCTTTGTAGTGCCGCTGAGTTTTGGCGAGAGTGAGTTTATGATTACCGAGTTCTTTTTTGTGCCTTTTTTTGGCGCCTGCATTCATTTGCCACCACCGCCGCCCAATCAAATTTTGTACGTCAATTACCCTCAAGGTATTGAGCTAAAAGCACTGTATGATGCATTTTGGCTGAACGGACAACTGAGTACCGAGTTGATTGAAAATGATACCGCGATTGCGGCTTACCAGCTTTCGCTGCATAGCATCGAGCCTTACTACGAATAA
- a CDS encoding ATP-binding cassette domain-containing protein — protein sequence MIIELQDLHFSYADSADAAVLNIPSWSMSEHTFLHGPSGCGKSTLLNIIAGVLPGYLGMVKVLGESLQNKKAFQLDRFRAQHIGYVFQQFNLIGHLSAIDNVRVAQHLGNKKSANALQAVKDSLLNLGLSLAECQQPVHNLSIGQQQRVAIARAMINRPQLLIADEPTSSLDRASTEVFMQQLFATANQFESSILFVSHDMSLADFFPHVSSLASINQR from the coding sequence ATGATTATTGAGCTGCAGGATTTGCATTTTAGCTATGCTGACTCAGCTGATGCTGCAGTACTGAATATACCTAGCTGGTCCATGTCTGAACATACTTTTTTACATGGTCCTTCGGGCTGTGGAAAATCGACTTTATTGAATATTATCGCTGGCGTATTGCCCGGCTATCTTGGCATGGTGAAGGTGTTAGGTGAGTCGCTGCAGAATAAAAAAGCCTTTCAGCTTGATCGATTTCGCGCTCAACATATTGGCTATGTATTTCAACAATTTAATTTAATAGGCCATCTTTCGGCTATTGATAATGTGCGTGTAGCGCAGCATTTAGGTAATAAAAAATCTGCTAATGCCCTGCAAGCGGTTAAAGACAGCTTGCTGAATCTAGGCCTATCACTGGCTGAATGCCAGCAGCCGGTGCATAATTTGAGCATTGGTCAGCAGCAGCGGGTGGCCATTGCGCGCGCGATGATTAATCGACCGCAATTACTGATTGCTGACGAGCCCACATCCTCACTTGATCGTGCGTCAACCGAGGTTTTTATGCAGCAACTGTTTGCAACTGCAAATCAATTTGAAAGCAGTATCTTGTTTGTTAGTCACGATATGAGTTTGGCGGATTTTTTTCCGCATGTGTCATCATTGGCTTCCATAAATCAGCGCTAG